In Capsicum annuum cultivar UCD-10X-F1 chromosome 11, UCD10Xv1.1, whole genome shotgun sequence, one genomic interval encodes:
- the LOC107847900 gene encoding pantothenate kinase 1 isoform X4, whose translation MGRNHLVFCLCMELNLGPYGTLIKIVYFSTNSKCSTSDEVPALSKERQEVPNGDLNHHILSGRLYFVKFETSKIEDCIKFLSSKKLQQCGAQCHHSHAVDKIKIKATGGGAFKFANLFKEKLGITLDKVEEMESLVTGANFLLKAVSHEAYTYIGGQKEYVQIDQKDLYPYLLVNIGSGVSMIKVDGDGKFQRVSGTSVGGGTFLGLGKLLTKCQSFDELLELSHQGNNRVIDMLVGDIYGGLDYSKIGLASTAIASSFGKAISENKELEDYKPEDIARSLLRMISNNIGQIAYLNALRFGLKRIFLGGFFIRDHAYTMDTISVAVDFWSKGEAKAMFLRHEGFLGALGAFMNYKDGNADFMAPQLVEQQPPKSSSCIVDRIHNSTRVHENENGAIDCRLRVSSSFKIYDEVKRL comes from the exons atgggaagaaatcacctagtgttttgtCTCTGCATGGAACTGAATTTGGGACCTTATG GCACCCTCATCAAGATTGTATACTTTTCAACCAACAGTAAGTGCAGCACTAGTGATGAGGTACCAGCATTATCAAAAGAAAGACAGGAAGTTCCCAATGGAGACCTTAACCATCACATTCTTAGTGGCAGGCTTTATTTCGTCAAATTCGAGACTAGCAAGATTGAGGACTGCATAAAATTTTTGTCTTCCAAGAAACTTCAACAGTGCG GTGCTCAATGTCACCATTCTCATGCTGTTGACAAGATCAAGATTAAG GCAACCGGTGGTGGAGCTTTCAAGTTTGCCAATCTATTCAAAGAAAAACTTGGCATAACGCTGGACAAGGTGGAGGAAATGGAGTCTCTTGTTACTGGAGCAAATTTTCTGCTTAAG GCCGTCAGCCATGAAGCTTATACATATATTGGAGGTCAAAAGGAGTATGTGCAGATTGATCAGAAAGATTTATATCCTTACCTCCTCGTCAACATTGGGTCTGGGGTTAGCATGATAAAG GTTGACGGAGATGGGAAATTTCAAAGAGTTAGTGGAACTAGCGTCGGTGGTGGCACTTTCTTGGGTTTAGGGAAACTTTTGACCAAATGCCAAAG TTTCGATGAGTTGCTGGAATTGAGCCATCAGGGAAACAACAGAGTGATAGATATGCTTGTTGGAGATATTTATGGGGGATTGGACTATTCAAAG ATTGGCCTTGCATCAACTGCCATAGCCTCTAGCTTCGGTAAGGCAATCTCAGAAAACAAAGAGCTCGAAGACTACAAACCAGAAGACATTGCCCGGTCCCTCTTAAGGATGATCTCAAATAACATTGGACAG ATTGCATACTTAAATGCTCTTCGTTTTGGGCTCAAACGCATCTTTTTGGGAGGATTCTTCATCCGTGACCATGCTTATACGATGGACACAATTTCAGTTGCAGTTGATTTCTG GTCGAAGGGTGAAGCAAAAGCAATGTTCTTGCGGCATGAGGGGTTTCTTGGAGCCCTAGGAGCTTTCATGAACTACAAAGATGGAAATGCAGATTTCATGGCCCCTCAATTAGTTGAGCAACAACCTCCCAAAAGTTCAAGTTGCATAGTAGATAGGATTCATAACTCTACGCGTGTGCACGAAAATGAAAATGGCGCCATAGATTGTAGATTGCGAGTTAGTAGCTCATTTAAGATTTATGATGAGGTCAAAAGGCTTTGA
- the LOC107847900 gene encoding pantothenate kinase 1 isoform X1: MEGKGIDGKLDKSEQSCEEISHLSIDIGGTLIKIVYFSTNSKCSTSDEVPALSKERQEVPNGDLNHHILSGRLYFVKFETSKIEDCIKFLSSKKLQQCVITGAQCHHSHAVDKIKIKATGGGAFKFANLFKEKLGITLDKVEEMESLVTGANFLLKAVSHEAYTYIGGQKEYVQIDQKDLYPYLLVNIGSGVSMIKVDGDGKFQRVSGTSVGGGTFLGLGKLLTKCQSFDELLELSHQGNNRVIDMLVGDIYGGLDYSKIGLASTAIASSFGKAISENKELEDYKPEDIARSLLRMISNNIGQIAYLNALRFGLKRIFLGGFFIRDHAYTMDTISVAVDFWSKGEAKAMFLRHEGFLGALGAFMNYKDGNADFMAPQLVEQQPPKSSSCIVDRIHNSTRVHENENGAIDCRLRVSSSFKIYDEVKRL; this comes from the exons ATGGAGGGAAAGGGAATTGATGGGAAATTAGACAAGAGTGAGCAATCTTGTGAAGAAATTTCACATTTGTCTATTGACATTGGAG GCACCCTCATCAAGATTGTATACTTTTCAACCAACAGTAAGTGCAGCACTAGTGATGAGGTACCAGCATTATCAAAAGAAAGACAGGAAGTTCCCAATGGAGACCTTAACCATCACATTCTTAGTGGCAGGCTTTATTTCGTCAAATTCGAGACTAGCAAGATTGAGGACTGCATAAAATTTTTGTCTTCCAAGAAACTTCAACAGTGCG TGATTACAGGTGCTCAATGTCACCATTCTCATGCTGTTGACAAGATCAAGATTAAG GCAACCGGTGGTGGAGCTTTCAAGTTTGCCAATCTATTCAAAGAAAAACTTGGCATAACGCTGGACAAGGTGGAGGAAATGGAGTCTCTTGTTACTGGAGCAAATTTTCTGCTTAAG GCCGTCAGCCATGAAGCTTATACATATATTGGAGGTCAAAAGGAGTATGTGCAGATTGATCAGAAAGATTTATATCCTTACCTCCTCGTCAACATTGGGTCTGGGGTTAGCATGATAAAG GTTGACGGAGATGGGAAATTTCAAAGAGTTAGTGGAACTAGCGTCGGTGGTGGCACTTTCTTGGGTTTAGGGAAACTTTTGACCAAATGCCAAAG TTTCGATGAGTTGCTGGAATTGAGCCATCAGGGAAACAACAGAGTGATAGATATGCTTGTTGGAGATATTTATGGGGGATTGGACTATTCAAAG ATTGGCCTTGCATCAACTGCCATAGCCTCTAGCTTCGGTAAGGCAATCTCAGAAAACAAAGAGCTCGAAGACTACAAACCAGAAGACATTGCCCGGTCCCTCTTAAGGATGATCTCAAATAACATTGGACAG ATTGCATACTTAAATGCTCTTCGTTTTGGGCTCAAACGCATCTTTTTGGGAGGATTCTTCATCCGTGACCATGCTTATACGATGGACACAATTTCAGTTGCAGTTGATTTCTG GTCGAAGGGTGAAGCAAAAGCAATGTTCTTGCGGCATGAGGGGTTTCTTGGAGCCCTAGGAGCTTTCATGAACTACAAAGATGGAAATGCAGATTTCATGGCCCCTCAATTAGTTGAGCAACAACCTCCCAAAAGTTCAAGTTGCATAGTAGATAGGATTCATAACTCTACGCGTGTGCACGAAAATGAAAATGGCGCCATAGATTGTAGATTGCGAGTTAGTAGCTCATTTAAGATTTATGATGAGGTCAAAAGGCTTTGA
- the LOC107847900 gene encoding pantothenate kinase 1 isoform X2, with product MEGKGIDGKLDKSEQSCEEISHLSIDIGGTLIKIVYFSTNSKCSTSDEVPALSKERQEVPNGDLNHHILSGRLYFVKFETSKIEDCIKFLSSKKLQQCGAQCHHSHAVDKIKIKATGGGAFKFANLFKEKLGITLDKVEEMESLVTGANFLLKAVSHEAYTYIGGQKEYVQIDQKDLYPYLLVNIGSGVSMIKVDGDGKFQRVSGTSVGGGTFLGLGKLLTKCQSFDELLELSHQGNNRVIDMLVGDIYGGLDYSKIGLASTAIASSFGKAISENKELEDYKPEDIARSLLRMISNNIGQIAYLNALRFGLKRIFLGGFFIRDHAYTMDTISVAVDFWSKGEAKAMFLRHEGFLGALGAFMNYKDGNADFMAPQLVEQQPPKSSSCIVDRIHNSTRVHENENGAIDCRLRVSSSFKIYDEVKRL from the exons ATGGAGGGAAAGGGAATTGATGGGAAATTAGACAAGAGTGAGCAATCTTGTGAAGAAATTTCACATTTGTCTATTGACATTGGAG GCACCCTCATCAAGATTGTATACTTTTCAACCAACAGTAAGTGCAGCACTAGTGATGAGGTACCAGCATTATCAAAAGAAAGACAGGAAGTTCCCAATGGAGACCTTAACCATCACATTCTTAGTGGCAGGCTTTATTTCGTCAAATTCGAGACTAGCAAGATTGAGGACTGCATAAAATTTTTGTCTTCCAAGAAACTTCAACAGTGCG GTGCTCAATGTCACCATTCTCATGCTGTTGACAAGATCAAGATTAAG GCAACCGGTGGTGGAGCTTTCAAGTTTGCCAATCTATTCAAAGAAAAACTTGGCATAACGCTGGACAAGGTGGAGGAAATGGAGTCTCTTGTTACTGGAGCAAATTTTCTGCTTAAG GCCGTCAGCCATGAAGCTTATACATATATTGGAGGTCAAAAGGAGTATGTGCAGATTGATCAGAAAGATTTATATCCTTACCTCCTCGTCAACATTGGGTCTGGGGTTAGCATGATAAAG GTTGACGGAGATGGGAAATTTCAAAGAGTTAGTGGAACTAGCGTCGGTGGTGGCACTTTCTTGGGTTTAGGGAAACTTTTGACCAAATGCCAAAG TTTCGATGAGTTGCTGGAATTGAGCCATCAGGGAAACAACAGAGTGATAGATATGCTTGTTGGAGATATTTATGGGGGATTGGACTATTCAAAG ATTGGCCTTGCATCAACTGCCATAGCCTCTAGCTTCGGTAAGGCAATCTCAGAAAACAAAGAGCTCGAAGACTACAAACCAGAAGACATTGCCCGGTCCCTCTTAAGGATGATCTCAAATAACATTGGACAG ATTGCATACTTAAATGCTCTTCGTTTTGGGCTCAAACGCATCTTTTTGGGAGGATTCTTCATCCGTGACCATGCTTATACGATGGACACAATTTCAGTTGCAGTTGATTTCTG GTCGAAGGGTGAAGCAAAAGCAATGTTCTTGCGGCATGAGGGGTTTCTTGGAGCCCTAGGAGCTTTCATGAACTACAAAGATGGAAATGCAGATTTCATGGCCCCTCAATTAGTTGAGCAACAACCTCCCAAAAGTTCAAGTTGCATAGTAGATAGGATTCATAACTCTACGCGTGTGCACGAAAATGAAAATGGCGCCATAGATTGTAGATTGCGAGTTAGTAGCTCATTTAAGATTTATGATGAGGTCAAAAGGCTTTGA
- the LOC107847900 gene encoding pantothenate kinase 1 isoform X3 has protein sequence MGRNHLVFCLCMELNLGPYGTLIKIVYFSTNSKCSTSDEVPALSKERQEVPNGDLNHHILSGRLYFVKFETSKIEDCIKFLSSKKLQQCVITGAQCHHSHAVDKIKIKATGGGAFKFANLFKEKLGITLDKVEEMESLVTGANFLLKAVSHEAYTYIGGQKEYVQIDQKDLYPYLLVNIGSGVSMIKVDGDGKFQRVSGTSVGGGTFLGLGKLLTKCQSFDELLELSHQGNNRVIDMLVGDIYGGLDYSKIGLASTAIASSFGKAISENKELEDYKPEDIARSLLRMISNNIGQIAYLNALRFGLKRIFLGGFFIRDHAYTMDTISVAVDFWSKGEAKAMFLRHEGFLGALGAFMNYKDGNADFMAPQLVEQQPPKSSSCIVDRIHNSTRVHENENGAIDCRLRVSSSFKIYDEVKRL, from the exons atgggaagaaatcacctagtgttttgtCTCTGCATGGAACTGAATTTGGGACCTTATG GCACCCTCATCAAGATTGTATACTTTTCAACCAACAGTAAGTGCAGCACTAGTGATGAGGTACCAGCATTATCAAAAGAAAGACAGGAAGTTCCCAATGGAGACCTTAACCATCACATTCTTAGTGGCAGGCTTTATTTCGTCAAATTCGAGACTAGCAAGATTGAGGACTGCATAAAATTTTTGTCTTCCAAGAAACTTCAACAGTGCG TGATTACAGGTGCTCAATGTCACCATTCTCATGCTGTTGACAAGATCAAGATTAAG GCAACCGGTGGTGGAGCTTTCAAGTTTGCCAATCTATTCAAAGAAAAACTTGGCATAACGCTGGACAAGGTGGAGGAAATGGAGTCTCTTGTTACTGGAGCAAATTTTCTGCTTAAG GCCGTCAGCCATGAAGCTTATACATATATTGGAGGTCAAAAGGAGTATGTGCAGATTGATCAGAAAGATTTATATCCTTACCTCCTCGTCAACATTGGGTCTGGGGTTAGCATGATAAAG GTTGACGGAGATGGGAAATTTCAAAGAGTTAGTGGAACTAGCGTCGGTGGTGGCACTTTCTTGGGTTTAGGGAAACTTTTGACCAAATGCCAAAG TTTCGATGAGTTGCTGGAATTGAGCCATCAGGGAAACAACAGAGTGATAGATATGCTTGTTGGAGATATTTATGGGGGATTGGACTATTCAAAG ATTGGCCTTGCATCAACTGCCATAGCCTCTAGCTTCGGTAAGGCAATCTCAGAAAACAAAGAGCTCGAAGACTACAAACCAGAAGACATTGCCCGGTCCCTCTTAAGGATGATCTCAAATAACATTGGACAG ATTGCATACTTAAATGCTCTTCGTTTTGGGCTCAAACGCATCTTTTTGGGAGGATTCTTCATCCGTGACCATGCTTATACGATGGACACAATTTCAGTTGCAGTTGATTTCTG GTCGAAGGGTGAAGCAAAAGCAATGTTCTTGCGGCATGAGGGGTTTCTTGGAGCCCTAGGAGCTTTCATGAACTACAAAGATGGAAATGCAGATTTCATGGCCCCTCAATTAGTTGAGCAACAACCTCCCAAAAGTTCAAGTTGCATAGTAGATAGGATTCATAACTCTACGCGTGTGCACGAAAATGAAAATGGCGCCATAGATTGTAGATTGCGAGTTAGTAGCTCATTTAAGATTTATGATGAGGTCAAAAGGCTTTGA